The stretch of DNA TGCTTCTCTACGTTATGCCTATTTCTATAGCAGCTTCAGTCTTGACAATGATGCTCATTTCCTTTGATAGATTTTACGCCGTTTTCTTTCCTCTTCGAGAAGCGATTTTCCAACGACCAAAGATTCTATCATCGACGATATGGGTTCTTTCGTTTGCGTTAATGTTCCCTTACGTGTTTCTTTCTGATGTGTCATTTGATCCGGACACAAATGGTTACTATTGCTATTCCGCATTGTCCATAAACAATCTTTCAGAAGAAGAATTTTTTCGTGCATATAGAATCTTTCATATATCTCTTTTCGTAATGATGTACGCCTTGCCACTCTTCATAATTATCATTACACACACTTTGATATGCCGCACACTGGCTCGTCGTAAAATTCCAGGCAACATGACCGATAGCAACCGTGCCGTGGTTGAGAAGTCCAGGCATAAGGTCGTGCGACTGTTGGTTGTTATATGCGTTGTTTTCGCGCTGTGCTGGTTTCCATCTTACGTCAATCATTTCTTCTGGTTTGTGCTTCCTGATCAACAGGACAAACTACCATACGTTGCAAGctttgtatttttttggataGCTCATGCAAACAGCGCCATCAATCCTTGCCTCTATGTACTTCTGAACGATGGTTTTCGTAAGGCCCTCTTTGGGCTGTTCACTTGTGCGGACGGGGGACAAACGTTGTTACTACGACAAGCGCGCCAGCTTTTCGCCGAGGATTTACAAGAAAGGCGTGGAATGAAAAACATCTGGAATATGTCCCCGAAGCTCCTGAAATGATAAGACAAGGAACCCAGCCTACTAGTGTGGCTTCTTAGGCAGAGTCGTTTGGGTCCCGTAACGTCTTCAAGAGAACTGcgtgacaaataaaaaaattatacaaGGTGGACGTTCTTCACCCCACCAAAGAGTAACCCTTGTTGGCAGGGGAGCCGGACCAGTAACAGAAAAGGCGTCTTACGCGCGtctaaacgtttttttttttttttatcattaggCGCATCGATGCAACATTACTGGACCAATGCTAGAACAAACGCCGGGTTAATATtagtatttattatataaacaccaatgaaagaccaagtgagctttcgctcaaaaaaaaaatatcttcaCACACAAAGATAACATATTGTCTTcagcatagttaatgcatggagatggttatgaaactggacaagttcctttgtttcatgtttttgtccgtatttttggcctttaccctgcacaaaacacactttttttgagaagataaccaatcaaatcctttgattaaattatgcgcaactgcAGTTATTAATTGCCTTCGATCGTAGTTGGCCGCTGTGAAGAACAAAAAGAGGCGTAAGATACAAAATTAAGTTGCACGTTACAGGTCCACAGTGTTGCCATATTTGATTTGTACTCCAAAACCTAACCAATTTAATAATAAAAGGTTCACATGTAATGTATTTTCTGGCTGGTTTCTATAAACAGGTTGCCCAGTATGATAATACAATGAACTATTATATTGTTATTCATATCCACTTTTTTCCATTAAAAATCTCGACAAATTGTGGCATGTGACCGGGAACCACTAGCAGTACTGTATTTTCTGCAGGCACTCCAAATCTTGATTGAACTATGAGGTAAAATTGAAAAGGCACCAACTATATTATTAATGTCCcgacaaaattttaaacaaaaggTGAATGGTTACTAACTGGTAGATATTGAcagaaggaagaaaaataaCTACTCAAAATTAGTGCATG from Montipora capricornis isolate CH-2021 chromosome 9, ASM3666992v2, whole genome shotgun sequence encodes:
- the LOC138017196 gene encoding kappa-type opioid receptor-like, with the protein product MNDPNNGTETNGTNDHSSTVQVPDHLSLKAQIALTSAYTVTFLIAFFGNSFGLFVVLKKSSRNVTNLFIANMAIADLLLTVTVMPYQVAYLYKQSLWFGGKLGIVTCKVLLYVMPISIAASVLTMMLISFDRFYAVFFPLREAIFQRPKILSSTIWVLSFALMFPYVFLSDVSFDPDTNGYYCYSALSINNLSEEEFFRAYRIFHISLFVMMYALPLFIIIITHTLICRTLARRKIPGNMTDSNRAVVEKSRHKVVRLLVVICVVFALCWFPSYVNHFFWFVLPDQQDKLPYVASFVFFWIAHANSAINPCLYVLLNDGFRKALFGLFTCADGGQTLLLRQARQLFAEDLQERRGMKNIWNMSPKLLK